In Burkholderia gladioli, a genomic segment contains:
- a CDS encoding MbtH family protein: MSETTEEIYTVVVNHEEQYSIWPEYKEIPAGWKAVGKAGPKQVCLDYINEVWTDMRPLSLRQQMGN; the protein is encoded by the coding sequence GTGAGCGAAACCACCGAAGAAATCTATACCGTCGTCGTCAATCACGAAGAGCAGTATTCGATCTGGCCGGAATACAAGGAAATTCCCGCCGGCTGGAAGGCCGTCGGCAAGGCCGGCCCGAAGCAGGTCTGCCTCGACTACATCAACGAAGTCTGGACCGACATGCGTCCGCTCAGCCTGCGCCAGCAGATGGGCAACTGA